From a region of the Azospirillum formosense genome:
- a CDS encoding chemotaxis response regulator protein-glutamate methylesterase, whose amino-acid sequence MTRPIRVVIVDDSSLMREMLKAIVSEEPGIEVVGVARDPYEARDVIKRTNPDVVTLDVEMPRMDGLSFLEKIMTLRPTPVVMVSSLTQEGSEATIRALEIGAVDCVAKPDGSEGHGFEAMAHELVGKIRIAATARLSMRRPKPAASPLQTPRRAGSGTRFIAIGASTGGVERIRDVLAVMPADCPPIVITQHMGPSYVPSFAARLDRISPPTVEVATQGARLVQGKVYIAPGDRHLVVIRDAQGYSCHIQDGPAVSGHRPSVDVLFSSVAKAAGANAVGVILSGMGRDGASGMLAMRDAGAYTIGEQESSCVVYGMPRAAREAGAVAVELPLAQIPAEMLRAFDAIGEHRTRAN is encoded by the coding sequence ATGACACGCCCCATCCGCGTCGTGATCGTCGACGACAGCAGCCTGATGCGGGAGATGCTGAAGGCCATCGTCTCCGAGGAGCCCGGCATCGAGGTGGTCGGCGTCGCCCGCGACCCCTACGAGGCGCGGGACGTCATCAAGCGGACCAACCCGGACGTCGTCACGCTGGACGTCGAGATGCCGCGGATGGACGGGCTGTCCTTCCTGGAAAAGATCATGACGCTGCGCCCGACGCCGGTCGTCATGGTTTCCTCCCTGACCCAGGAGGGGTCGGAGGCGACGATCCGCGCGCTGGAGATCGGCGCGGTGGACTGCGTGGCCAAGCCCGACGGCTCGGAGGGTCACGGCTTCGAGGCGATGGCCCACGAGCTGGTCGGCAAGATCCGCATCGCCGCCACCGCCCGCCTGTCGATGCGGCGGCCCAAGCCCGCGGCCTCGCCCCTCCAGACGCCGCGGCGCGCCGGGTCGGGCACGCGCTTCATCGCCATCGGCGCCTCGACCGGCGGGGTGGAGCGCATCCGCGACGTGCTGGCGGTCATGCCCGCCGACTGCCCGCCCATCGTCATCACCCAGCATATGGGGCCGAGCTACGTCCCCAGCTTCGCCGCCCGGCTCGACCGCATCTCGCCCCCGACGGTGGAGGTCGCCACCCAGGGCGCCCGGCTGGTCCAGGGCAAGGTCTACATCGCCCCCGGCGACCGGCATCTGGTGGTGATCCGCGACGCCCAGGGCTATTCCTGCCACATCCAGGACGGGCCGGCGGTCAGCGGCCACCGCCCGTCGGTGGACGTGCTGTTCTCCTCCGTCGCCAAGGCGGCGGGAGCGAACGCGGTGGGGGTGATCCTGTCTGGCATGGGCCGCGACGGGGCGTCGGGCATGCTGGCGATGCGCGACGCGGGGGCCTATACCATCGGCGAACAGGAATCGAGCTGCGTCGTCTACGGCATGCCGCGCGCCGCCCGGGAAGCCGGGGCGGTCGCCGTCGAACTGCCGCTGGCGCAGATACCGGCCGAGATGCTGCGCGCGTTCGACGCCATCGGCGAACACCGCACGCGCGCGAACTGA
- a CDS encoding chemotaxis protein, which produces MTAFASRRAAEARQTGGYFHPQFRAHTLKVFLGHHLVSDRSDVMMVTTLGSCVAACVHDPATAIGGMNHFLLPEVPESEDAGTGAAARYGSVAMERLINDLLARGAQRGRLEVKLFGGARVIDSSFDVGQRNAAFALDYVRREGLKLMGQDLGGASARRIHYFPHTGKAMRKMLRPEALSETANQELHFRSTLRHQPIEGDVELFGED; this is translated from the coding sequence ATGACCGCTTTCGCGAGCCGCCGTGCGGCGGAGGCCCGGCAGACCGGCGGCTACTTCCACCCGCAGTTCCGCGCCCACACGCTGAAGGTCTTCCTCGGCCACCATCTGGTCAGCGACCGCTCGGACGTGATGATGGTGACGACGCTGGGCTCCTGCGTGGCCGCCTGCGTCCACGACCCGGCGACGGCGATCGGCGGCATGAACCATTTCCTGCTGCCCGAAGTACCGGAGTCCGAGGACGCCGGCACCGGGGCGGCGGCGCGCTACGGCTCGGTGGCCATGGAGCGGCTGATCAACGACCTGCTGGCGCGCGGCGCCCAGCGCGGGCGGCTGGAGGTGAAGCTGTTCGGGGGCGCCCGCGTCATCGATTCCAGCTTCGACGTCGGCCAGCGCAACGCCGCCTTCGCGCTCGACTACGTGCGGCGCGAGGGGCTGAAGCTGATGGGCCAGGATCTGGGCGGCGCCTCGGCCCGGCGCATCCACTACTTTCCCCACACCGGCAAGGCCATGCGCAAGATGCTGCGGCCGGAGGCCCTGTCGGAGACGGCGAACCAGGAACTGCATTTCCGCTCCACCCTGCGGCACCAGCCGATCGAGGGCGACGTGGAACTGTTCGGGGAGGACTGA
- a CDS encoding protein-glutamate O-methyltransferase → MTAAPSPAPDAADRGGVPAATSGRREFPFERRHFDFIARMLYQLAGIALAPHKIEMVYSRLARRLRDLRLTDFDSYCALLESEEGANEVGFLVNALTTNLTSFFRESHHFDFLAKTAVPEMRARHAGESSHPRLRIWSAGCSSGQEPYSIAMVLASSFGPELRRWDAKILATDIDTHMVDTARRGVYPADLANSIPAPLRDRHTRRQREDGEPMVAMEEELKRLITFKPLNLLEHWPMKGPFDAIFCRNVLIYFDRVGRTQVIGNFARLLEPGGYLFLGHSESLYGVSDRFRQTGPTIYRRL, encoded by the coding sequence ATGACCGCGGCCCCCAGCCCCGCCCCGGACGCGGCCGACCGCGGCGGCGTCCCCGCGGCGACGTCGGGCCGGCGGGAGTTCCCGTTCGAGCGGCGGCACTTCGACTTCATCGCCCGCATGCTCTACCAGCTCGCCGGGATCGCGCTGGCCCCGCACAAGATCGAGATGGTCTATTCCCGCCTCGCCCGGCGGCTGCGCGACCTGCGCCTGACCGACTTCGACAGTTATTGCGCCCTGCTGGAGAGCGAGGAGGGAGCGAACGAGGTCGGCTTCCTGGTCAACGCCCTGACCACCAACCTGACCAGCTTCTTCCGCGAATCGCACCATTTCGACTTCCTGGCGAAGACCGCGGTGCCGGAGATGCGCGCCCGCCACGCCGGGGAGTCCTCCCACCCGCGGCTGCGCATCTGGTCCGCCGGCTGCTCCTCCGGGCAGGAGCCCTACAGCATCGCCATGGTCCTGGCCTCCAGCTTCGGGCCGGAGCTGCGGCGCTGGGACGCGAAGATCCTGGCGACGGACATCGACACCCACATGGTGGACACCGCCCGGCGCGGCGTCTATCCCGCCGATCTGGCGAACAGCATCCCGGCCCCCCTGCGCGACCGCCACACCCGGCGCCAGCGCGAGGACGGCGAGCCGATGGTGGCGATGGAGGAGGAGCTGAAGCGGCTGATCACCTTCAAGCCGCTGAACCTGCTGGAGCATTGGCCCATGAAGGGGCCGTTCGACGCGATCTTCTGCCGCAACGTGCTGATCTATTTCGACCGCGTCGGGCGGACCCAGGTGATCGGCAACTTCGCTCGCCTGCTGGAGCCCGGCGGCTATCTGTTCCTCGGCCATTCGGAAAGCCTGTACGGCGTGTCGGACCGCTTCCGCCAGACCGGCCCCACCATCTACCGGAGGCTGTGA
- a CDS encoding methyl-accepting chemotaxis protein — MAKGVGSFVGAMGISKRLWLAFALLLALLAAQVAASLLSIRSLNGSVDAVLSSGELATFAKDLSARLANQRIHGRDYLVSGDPAALNRQRALRTEFDQALAAHGAAIQRSSQAAAFAELARLHTEYHTQFEAIRVVRDRYDAAIRQTMDPLGTQITETLERIVEGAQATGDKDAALVGEEMEKHWVLSRLFANRALGMRDAAAVGPMEKNLDEMLEHVREAQALLTEPRVAALLREVAERAPGYRTAFRDALAADKEIDRLRAEVVAKVVTALNATLDSIATAIQAEQKGIESHAEAEVGNSVLLALLLGGLSLLLGIGAAQVIARSITGPVQGIRKVMTDLSDGHLSVAVPHTDGRDELGAMARAVAAFKEDAVTAVRAGIALDRVSSCIMTVGEDGTVTYCNAAALAMFKAAEADLRKALPAFDAAGLIGTTLDALDTEAPRLRSSLTGLSSPYKGMVKAGRRSFEITASPVAGRHGEKLGLVVEWRDLTAELSIEAEIAAMVDSAVRGDFAQRIALDGKTGFFRLVSEGMNRLAANVSGVTEDLAAMLESLSQGDLSRRIDKPYEGVFLRLKDDFNGTTEKLSEIVRRINSAAESIAAASREIADGSLDLSERTEQQASSLEETAASMEELAATVRSNADNAQQVNAFANDARRAAEKGGQVAASAVEAMRGIERSSQKISDIIGVIDEIAFQTNLLALNAAVEAARAGDAGRGFAVVAQEVRNLAQRSAQASKEIKTLILDSGAQVKDGVELVRSAGSSLTEIVAGIARVADLVSEIARATAEQASGLDEVNTAVAQMDEMTQKNAALVEESTAAARSLEEQGGQLRQQMAFFSLDAGHAHGGSELARHIQLIENTKIDHVTFRDTVLKTVQGHGDATADRLADHHGCRLGKWYDTVSDAAVRSCPSFDRIAEPHARFHEAGKRALRAHEQGDDDAEAQALADLDRLSGTVLGLLDTLASEARAKARGRAA; from the coding sequence ATGGCGAAAGGGGTCGGTTCGTTCGTTGGGGCGATGGGCATCTCGAAGCGGCTGTGGCTGGCCTTCGCGCTCCTGCTCGCCCTGCTGGCCGCCCAGGTCGCCGCCAGCCTGCTGAGCATCCGCAGCCTGAACGGCAGCGTCGACGCGGTGCTCTCCAGCGGTGAACTCGCCACCTTCGCCAAGGATCTCTCGGCCCGGCTCGCCAACCAGCGCATCCACGGGCGCGATTATCTGGTGTCCGGCGACCCCGCGGCGCTCAACCGCCAGCGCGCGCTGCGCACCGAGTTCGACCAGGCGCTGGCCGCCCACGGCGCGGCCATCCAGCGCTCCAGCCAGGCGGCGGCTTTCGCCGAGCTGGCGCGGCTGCACACCGAGTACCACACCCAGTTCGAGGCGATCCGCGTCGTCCGCGACCGCTACGACGCGGCCATCCGCCAGACCATGGACCCGCTGGGCACCCAGATCACCGAGACTCTGGAGCGCATCGTCGAGGGCGCCCAGGCCACCGGCGACAAGGACGCCGCTCTGGTCGGGGAGGAGATGGAGAAGCACTGGGTGCTGAGCCGCCTCTTCGCCAACCGCGCGCTCGGCATGCGCGACGCCGCCGCCGTGGGGCCGATGGAGAAGAACCTGGACGAGATGCTGGAGCATGTGCGCGAGGCGCAGGCCCTGCTGACCGAACCCCGCGTGGCGGCGCTGCTGCGCGAGGTGGCGGAACGGGCGCCGGGCTACCGCACGGCCTTCCGCGACGCCCTCGCCGCCGACAAGGAGATCGACCGCCTGCGCGCCGAGGTCGTCGCCAAGGTCGTCACCGCCCTGAACGCGACGCTGGACTCCATCGCCACCGCCATCCAGGCCGAGCAGAAGGGGATCGAGTCCCACGCCGAGGCCGAGGTGGGGAACAGCGTCCTGCTGGCCCTGCTGCTGGGCGGCCTGTCGCTGCTTCTGGGCATCGGCGCCGCCCAGGTCATCGCCCGTTCGATCACCGGCCCGGTCCAGGGCATCCGCAAGGTGATGACCGACCTCAGCGACGGCCATCTGTCGGTCGCCGTCCCCCACACCGACGGGCGCGACGAGCTGGGCGCGATGGCCCGCGCCGTCGCCGCCTTCAAGGAGGACGCGGTGACCGCCGTGCGGGCCGGGATCGCGCTCGACCGCGTGTCATCCTGCATCATGACGGTGGGGGAGGACGGGACCGTCACCTATTGCAACGCCGCCGCGCTCGCGATGTTCAAGGCCGCCGAAGCGGACCTGCGCAAGGCCCTGCCCGCCTTCGACGCCGCCGGGCTGATCGGGACGACCCTCGACGCGCTCGACACCGAGGCCCCGCGCCTGCGCTCCAGCCTGACCGGCCTCTCCAGCCCTTACAAGGGCATGGTCAAGGCGGGCCGCCGCAGCTTCGAGATCACCGCCAGCCCGGTCGCCGGGCGCCACGGCGAGAAGCTGGGACTCGTCGTCGAATGGCGCGACCTGACCGCCGAGCTGTCCATCGAGGCGGAGATCGCCGCCATGGTGGACAGCGCCGTGCGCGGCGACTTCGCCCAGCGGATCGCGCTGGACGGCAAGACCGGCTTCTTCCGGCTGGTCAGCGAGGGCATGAACCGGCTGGCCGCCAACGTCTCCGGGGTGACCGAGGATCTGGCCGCCATGCTGGAATCGCTGTCCCAGGGCGACCTGTCGCGGCGCATCGACAAGCCGTACGAGGGCGTGTTCCTGCGCCTGAAGGACGACTTCAACGGCACGACGGAAAAGCTGTCGGAGATCGTCCGCCGCATCAACAGCGCCGCCGAGTCCATCGCCGCGGCCAGCCGGGAGATCGCCGACGGCAGCCTCGACCTGTCCGAGCGCACCGAGCAGCAGGCCTCCTCGCTGGAGGAGACCGCGGCGAGCATGGAGGAGCTGGCGGCCACCGTCCGCTCCAACGCCGACAACGCCCAGCAGGTCAACGCCTTCGCCAACGACGCCCGCCGCGCCGCCGAGAAGGGCGGTCAGGTCGCCGCCAGCGCCGTCGAGGCGATGCGCGGGATCGAGCGCTCGTCGCAGAAGATTTCCGACATCATCGGGGTGATCGACGAGATCGCCTTCCAGACCAACCTGCTGGCGCTGAACGCGGCGGTGGAGGCGGCGCGGGCCGGCGACGCCGGGCGCGGCTTCGCGGTGGTGGCGCAGGAGGTGCGCAACCTCGCCCAGCGCTCCGCCCAGGCGTCCAAGGAGATCAAGACGCTGATCCTCGACAGCGGGGCGCAGGTCAAGGACGGGGTGGAGCTGGTCCGCTCCGCCGGCTCCTCGCTGACCGAGATCGTGGCGGGCATCGCGCGGGTCGCCGACCTCGTGTCGGAGATCGCCCGCGCCACCGCCGAGCAGGCGTCCGGCCTGGACGAGGTCAACACCGCCGTCGCCCAGATGGACGAGATGACCCAGAAGAACGCCGCGCTGGTCGAGGAAAGCACCGCCGCCGCCCGTTCGCTGGAGGAGCAGGGCGGGCAGCTGCGCCAGCAGATGGCCTTCTTCTCGCTGGACGCCGGCCACGCCCATGGCGGGTCCGAGCTGGCCCGCCACATCCAGCTGATCGAGAACACCAAGATCGACCATGTGACCTTCCGCGACACCGTGCTGAAGACCGTCCAGGGCCACGGCGACGCCACCGCGGACCGGCTGGCCGACCATCACGGCTGCCGCCTGGGCAAGTGGTACGACACGGTGAGCGACGCCGCCGTGCGTTCCTGCCCGTCCTTCGACCGGATCGCCGAGCCGCACGCCCGCTTCCACGAGGCCGGCAAGCGCGCCCTGCGCGCCCATGAACAGGGGGACGACGACGCCGAGGCGCAGGCCCTGGCCGATCTCGACCGGCTGTCCGGCACCGTGCTCGGCCTGCTGGACACGCTCGCCAGCGAAGCCCGGGCCAAGGCCCGAGGACGGGCGGCATGA
- a CDS encoding chemotaxis protein CheW — MSSSTALATVGGSRTDARNDVMAVNAAEEQYVTFTVGSEEYGVNILSVREIRGWTPESRLPNLPDYVRGVINLRGIIIPIFDLRARFGGGATSVTKRHVVVVIQVGERTRGILVDAISDILAIGHDAIKPPPDVDGGMVDAEYLSGLYTADDRMVTLLCVEKLFSVENGELDSATRALPALERAS; from the coding sequence ATGAGCAGTTCCACCGCGCTCGCCACCGTCGGCGGTAGCCGCACCGACGCCCGAAACGACGTCATGGCGGTCAACGCCGCCGAGGAGCAGTACGTCACCTTCACCGTCGGCAGCGAGGAGTACGGCGTCAACATCCTGTCGGTCCGCGAGATCCGCGGCTGGACGCCGGAAAGCCGCCTGCCGAACCTGCCGGACTATGTGCGGGGCGTCATCAACCTGCGCGGCATCATCATCCCCATCTTCGACCTGCGCGCCCGCTTCGGCGGCGGCGCCACGTCGGTCACCAAGCGCCACGTCGTGGTGGTGATCCAAGTGGGGGAGCGCACCCGCGGCATCCTGGTCGACGCCATCTCCGACATCCTGGCGATCGGCCACGACGCCATCAAGCCGCCGCCCGACGTGGACGGCGGCATGGTCGACGCCGAGTATCTCAGCGGCCTCTACACCGCCGACGACCGCATGGTCACGCTGCTCTGCGTCGAGAAGCTGTTCTCGGTCGAGAACGGCGAGCTGGACTCGGCGACCAGGGCCCTGCCGGCGCTGGAACGGGCGTCCTGA
- a CDS encoding chemotaxis protein CheA, producing the protein MEDLSRFKQTYFDESAELLEVAEAGLLRLTPGEVDSDEVNAIFRAVHSIKGGGGAFGFTELVAFAHEFETVMDGVRNNTVPVTTELVDTLIRANDLLGQMLAYAREGDAAPAGTTDGTVAALRRHLSGGAPQAQAPAAAAAAAPAPVHAAVYADDEDDEAGLFGDAMAAIAAARAEENPVPPGKLRWTIVFRPRPDLLMSGNEPAFMLRALRRLGDATVDCHTDALPTLQNLEAELLHLSWTVTLIADADVDLDKINDVFEFVADDCDIRITAEAPPPAAAEAQPPVTDPVPVATPPAVVAAPAEAPKADAPKAEAARPRPNGGGAEHAGLTSHTIRVDLDKIDRLVNMVGEMVITQAMIAEHVRELPPGEFQELLEGLEQLAQHTRELRESVMSIRAQPVSSVFSRMPRLVRECAAATGKEVQLVTSGETTEVDKTVVENLVDPLTHMIRNSIDHGLEGPEERERIGKPRAGTVHLSAQHRSGRIVIEITDDGRGINRPKVLSKAIEKGLVPPGAALSDEEIDNLIFLPGFSTADQVSNLSGRGVGMDVVVRNISSLGGRIGVYSTPGEGSRFVLSLPLTLAVLDGMVISVGEERFVLPLTNIVESLRPKAADLHGLVGKCDVMMARGEYVRLVYLHQLFGIPGAVADPTRALVVLVETEDGSRLGLVVDEVLGQQQVVIKSLEANFRRLDGVAAATILGDGRVALILDVAGLREMSRHMDSRAPRPPSSPVAALPAPALEPV; encoded by the coding sequence GTGGAAGACCTGAGCCGGTTCAAGCAAACCTATTTCGACGAAAGCGCGGAGCTGCTGGAGGTCGCCGAGGCCGGCCTGCTGCGGCTGACGCCGGGCGAGGTCGATTCCGACGAGGTCAACGCCATCTTCCGCGCCGTCCACTCGATCAAGGGCGGCGGCGGCGCCTTCGGCTTCACCGAGCTGGTCGCCTTCGCGCACGAGTTCGAGACGGTGATGGACGGGGTGCGCAACAACACCGTCCCGGTCACGACGGAGCTGGTGGACACGCTGATCCGCGCCAACGACCTGCTCGGCCAGATGCTGGCCTACGCGCGCGAAGGCGATGCCGCCCCGGCGGGGACCACCGACGGCACCGTGGCCGCCCTGCGCCGCCACCTGTCGGGCGGCGCTCCTCAGGCCCAGGCTCCGGCAGCGGCAGCGGCGGCGGCTCCCGCCCCCGTTCATGCCGCCGTCTACGCCGACGACGAGGACGACGAGGCCGGGCTGTTCGGCGACGCCATGGCGGCCATCGCCGCCGCCCGCGCGGAGGAGAACCCGGTTCCTCCCGGCAAGCTGCGCTGGACCATCGTCTTCCGGCCGCGGCCCGACCTGCTGATGTCGGGCAACGAGCCGGCCTTCATGCTGCGCGCGCTGCGCCGGCTGGGCGACGCCACCGTGGACTGCCACACCGACGCCCTGCCGACCCTGCAGAACCTGGAGGCGGAGCTCCTCCACCTCTCCTGGACGGTCACGCTGATCGCCGACGCGGACGTCGATCTGGACAAGATCAACGACGTCTTCGAGTTCGTGGCCGACGACTGCGACATCCGCATCACCGCGGAGGCCCCGCCGCCCGCCGCCGCCGAGGCGCAGCCCCCCGTCACCGATCCGGTGCCCGTCGCCACCCCGCCGGCGGTGGTCGCCGCACCGGCCGAAGCGCCCAAGGCCGACGCCCCCAAGGCCGAAGCCGCCCGCCCGCGCCCCAACGGCGGCGGGGCGGAGCATGCCGGGCTGACCAGCCACACCATCCGCGTCGATCTCGACAAGATCGACCGGCTGGTCAACATGGTCGGCGAGATGGTCATCACCCAGGCGATGATCGCCGAGCATGTGCGCGAGCTGCCCCCCGGCGAGTTCCAGGAGCTTCTGGAGGGGCTGGAGCAGCTGGCCCAGCACACCCGCGAGCTGCGCGAGAGCGTGATGTCGATCCGCGCCCAGCCGGTGTCCAGCGTCTTCTCCCGCATGCCGCGTCTGGTCCGCGAATGCGCCGCCGCGACCGGCAAGGAGGTTCAGCTCGTCACCAGCGGCGAGACGACCGAGGTGGACAAGACGGTGGTGGAGAACCTTGTCGATCCGCTGACCCATATGATCCGCAACTCCATCGACCACGGGCTGGAAGGCCCGGAGGAGCGGGAGCGCATCGGCAAGCCGCGCGCCGGCACCGTCCATCTGTCGGCGCAGCACCGCTCGGGCCGCATCGTCATCGAGATCACCGACGACGGGCGCGGCATCAACCGGCCCAAGGTGCTGTCGAAGGCCATCGAGAAGGGCCTCGTCCCGCCGGGGGCCGCCCTGTCGGACGAGGAGATCGACAACCTGATCTTCCTGCCCGGCTTCTCCACCGCCGATCAGGTGTCCAACCTGTCGGGCCGCGGCGTCGGCATGGACGTGGTGGTGCGGAACATCTCCTCGCTCGGCGGGCGCATCGGCGTCTATTCCACGCCGGGCGAAGGCTCGCGCTTCGTGCTGTCGCTGCCGCTGACCCTGGCGGTGCTCGACGGCATGGTGATCTCGGTGGGCGAGGAGCGCTTCGTCCTGCCTCTGACCAACATCGTGGAGAGCCTGCGCCCCAAGGCGGCGGACCTGCACGGGCTGGTCGGCAAGTGCGACGTGATGATGGCCCGCGGCGAGTATGTGCGGCTGGTCTACCTGCACCAGCTGTTCGGCATCCCCGGCGCCGTCGCCGACCCCACCCGCGCGCTGGTCGTGCTGGTGGAGACGGAGGACGGCTCGCGCCTCGGCCTCGTCGTGGACGAGGTGTTGGGCCAGCAGCAGGTCGTCATCAAGAGCCTGGAAGCGAACTTCCGCCGCCTCGACGGCGTGGCCGCCGCGACCATCCTGGGCGACGGGCGCGTCGCCCTGATCCTGGACGTCGCGGGCCTGCGCGAGATGAGCCGGCACATGGATTCCAGGGCGCCGCGTCCGCCGTCTTCGCCGGTGGCCGCGCTGCCCGCACCCGCACTCGAACCGGTCTGA
- a CDS encoding response regulator: MEPSVKKKVLTVDDSRTMRDMVSFTLKGAGYDVVEAADGQQALGVIGANKVDLVITDLNMPVMDGLTLIRRLRATPAHRTLPILMLTTEADEKKKSEGRAVGATGWIVKPFNPEKLISVVQKVCG, encoded by the coding sequence ATGGAGCCAAGCGTGAAGAAGAAGGTACTCACCGTCGACGATTCGCGGACCATGCGGGACATGGTCTCCTTCACGCTGAAGGGCGCCGGCTACGACGTGGTCGAGGCCGCCGACGGCCAGCAGGCGCTGGGCGTCATCGGCGCCAACAAGGTGGACCTCGTCATCACCGACCTGAACATGCCGGTGATGGACGGGCTGACCCTGATCCGCCGTCTGCGCGCCACCCCGGCGCACCGCACGCTGCCCATCCTGATGCTGACCACCGAGGCCGACGAGAAGAAGAAGTCCGAAGGCCGGGCGGTGGGGGCGACCGGCTGGATCGTGAAGCCCTTCAACCCGGAGAAGCTGATCTCCGTCGTGCAGAAGGTGTGCGGCTGA
- a CDS encoding STAS domain-containing protein: protein MTLIKWSDEGGTVRLGLPSDLDLAMAQPLLDSLRAGFAASRTVIAEAAAVERVSTACVQALLVASRHAAEQNRTFAIAQPSEVLAEACEDLGLDGWLKQWSQA, encoded by the coding sequence GTGACTTTGATCAAGTGGAGCGACGAGGGGGGAACGGTGCGGCTGGGCCTGCCCAGCGACCTCGACCTCGCCATGGCGCAGCCCCTGCTGGACAGCCTGCGCGCCGGCTTCGCCGCGTCCCGGACCGTCATCGCCGAGGCCGCGGCCGTGGAGCGGGTCAGCACCGCCTGCGTCCAGGCTCTTCTGGTCGCCTCCCGGCACGCCGCCGAACAGAACCGCACGTTCGCCATCGCCCAGCCGTCCGAGGTCCTGGCGGAAGCCTGCGAGGATCTGGGGCTGGACGGCTGGTTGAAGCAATGGAGCCAAGCGTGA